In Mycobacterium sp. Aquia_213, the sequence CGCCGCGCTGAAAAGCGCGGCAACGTTGCTGTCGCGGTTACCGATCCGCGGTCGTGCGGTGTCGGGCGTCGGGCGGGCGGCATCGGTCGGGACGCTGTCCGTGCCGCCGAGCTGGATCGCCAAGACGCCGCGCCCGGCCACCGTCGAACACGGCTGGGGTTACGAGCCAATGCATTTGGTCGAAACCGGCGAGCGGCCGAAATGGCCGCAGACCCGTTAGTGGCGCGACGCGATCCGCGTGCTGGACGCGTACGAGCTCGCGGCGTCGACGATCGCCTTGAACAGCCGCAGGTCGTCGAGGAACTGCTCGGGATGCCATTGCACCGAGACCACGAAGTTGTCCCCGGGCACCTCCAGCCCTTCGACGACGCCGTCGGCGTCCCAGGCGCTGACGATCAGGCCGTCACCGACCTTGTCGACGGCCTGATGGTGATAGCACCACGCGTCGGCGGACTCGCCGAGCAGGTCGGCCAGCCTGGTGCCCGCGACCGTGCGGACTCCCAACTTGGTGAAGCGCCCGTAGCCCGCGTGATGCCCGCGGTGGCCGAGCACGTCGGGCAGGTGCTGATGCAGCGTTCCGCCGAACGCGACGTTGAGCATCTGCGTGCCGCGGCAGATGCCCAGCACCGGCA encodes:
- a CDS encoding gamma-glutamyl-gamma-aminobutyrate hydrolase family protein yields the protein MNASGTPRPVIGLTSYLEQVQSDGWDIPAGYLGANYFEGIIKAGGVAVLLPPQPVDPDVVESLLDSLDGLVITGGYDLDPAAYGQQPHPKTDAPRTVRDAFEFALLRGALDRGVPVLGICRGTQMLNVAFGGTLHQHLPDVLGHRGHHAGYGRFTKLGVRTVAGTRLADLLGESADAWCYHHQAVDKVGDGLIVSAWDADGVVEGLEVPGDNFVVSVQWHPEQFLDDLRLFKAIVDAASSYASSTRIASRH